ACAAAATAGCTTCATCTTTATCTCGAGCTAAGCGAGATTCACGCGCTTCTAAAGATATTAGTTCGCTACTGAGATTATCAGTACGTTGACTAGTTTGCGTTAACGTTTTATGAGCAAAAGCTACAACTTCTTTGTTTAACTCGTTAAAAGGTAAATTGGTGGTAATCGGCGATAAGGCATACTCAAGCTGCTCTTGATACCAAATAAGCTTTTGCTCTTCAGTAAAATTAGCGTCTTTAAAATACTTATTCATTTCAGCAATACCCTGAGCGCGCTGAATTAACCAAATAGCACGATTTGAATGCACGTTTGCTTTTTGGGTATTAGACCTATCAGCTTCTAACGTATTTAATGCTAGCTGATACTCATCTTGTGCTTGAGCAAATAAAATAGGCGCAACATCATCTAAATCCTGTTTTACTGCTGTATTGATCGTATTTTTAGCAACACTTAACATGTTGGCTTTCAATGCCGTAAGCTCAATAGCAAGGTATTGGTTTTTTAATTCATTGATATCACGTTTAGCTCGCTCATCTTCACCTAGCTCAAACCAAGCAAGCATTTTCTTAAACTGTTTCTCAGCGTCGTTAAAGCGCTCAGGTACAAGCTTATCGGCATTAGCACTCAGTGCTTTTTGGCGAGCATCAAACGCTTCTTCAAAAGTGTATTTTGCTTTGTTTGATTGTGCTATTGCAGCATTAACTCTATCAACGGTTTCTTTCGCGGTAATATCAGTTGAATCTTTATCTGATTTAGCTTGCTTCAATGCATCGTCAAAAGCACGTTGTGCAGCCTTAATTTGTTCTGGCGCATAAAATGCTAAATTTTCCTGATCCGCTTTTTCTAAAAGCTGCTCGGCTTGATTCAAGGTTGGAAATTTTTTCATCATCTCATTTTCAGATAATGTAACGTTAGAAGCACAACCTGTTATTAATACTAGAGTCAGTGCGCTGGCAATTAGTGTTTTTTTCATTTTGGTGTCCTTTATATAGCTAATACATAACTGATTAAAATACCCTTTCAAGAAAGGCAATTATGACGTTTGTAGCTATAGACGAGAGGTTGAGATAAAAAGTCACAAATTAATGTATTAATCTGTAATTTTTATAAATTTGAGGTATTAGTTTTATATAAAGGAGAATTAAAAAATAAGATTCGTTGAACGATCGTAGGTGTTCTATATGTGAGG
The Colwellia sp. Arc7-D genome window above contains:
- a CDS encoding OmpA family protein, giving the protein MKKTLIASALTLVLITGCASNVTLSENEMMKKFPTLNQAEQLLEKADQENLAFYAPEQIKAAQRAFDDALKQAKSDKDSTDITAKETVDRVNAAIAQSNKAKYTFEEAFDARQKALSANADKLVPERFNDAEKQFKKMLAWFELGEDERAKRDINELKNQYLAIELTALKANMLSVAKNTINTAVKQDLDDVAPILFAQAQDEYQLALNTLEADRSNTQKANVHSNRAIWLIQRAQGIAEMNKYFKDANFTEEQKLIWYQEQLEYALSPITTNLPFNELNKEVVAFAHKTLTQTSQRTDNLSSELISLEARESRLARDKDEAILSAKMALEKEQKEKREDNARFAGVQSLFNEEEAAVYRQLDNVLIRAQGFSFKPGSSEIESSNFTLLNKINDAISRFPHSKILVSGHTDSTGSAELNLALSKNRAKTVADFMSQVGNIDVNRIQSNGFGKEKPVASNETVEGRAQNRRVEILIIN